Proteins encoded by one window of Rutidosis leptorrhynchoides isolate AG116_Rl617_1_P2 chromosome 7, CSIRO_AGI_Rlap_v1, whole genome shotgun sequence:
- the LOC139857221 gene encoding ATP-dependent RNA helicase DEAH11, chloroplastic-like, with protein MYRYRPTFPANHHRRRDRPPPCPPSYDVTHRRPNFIIELRSLNNDHNSYNRHEIVTLMEKFKYSPDDFHILKTGVVAARFYYQQWSNALDSVVYLWQVLLSGSLSFMPKLVRNLVVPSDTEEFNSRIRVLFKERVVGFMEGELVKNWERKLDTVSNELSKLQLSLKKPKLLKEHMEMSKKKEGIVSEKRLIMRRISEFKCGMQCIIDYLDGKVFDSSDVKVLMLKGKFDWSKIYWMIKRELRRLDDGLPIYADRKDILWQIHCQQVMVLIGETGSGKSTQLVQFLTDSGVAAGKSIVCTQPRKLAALSLANRVQEETRGCYENNSVICSSSYSSHNELDSKVIYMTDHCLLQHYMNDKNFSWVSCIIIDEAHERSLNTDLLLALIKDLLHRRSDLRLIIMSATADAQQLSKYFFGCGSYHVTGRTFPVDIKYIPEISNVSCDSYVSDVVKWVGEINRMEEKGTILAFLTSQMEVEWACEQFKVTSAIALPLHGRLSHEEQYRVYQDYPNKRKVIFSTNLAETSLTIPGVKFVVDSGMVKESWFEPGTGMNVLRVCKISQSSANQRAGRAGRTEPGKCYRLYSETDYRTMPAHQEPEIRRVNLGIAVLRILALGIHNIEEFDFIDAPSNESIESAIKNLIQLEAVVLEHGFYKLTTDGRMLVKLGIEPRLGKIILKCFENRLGREGITLAAVMANSSSIFCRVGKEEEKYKSDCLKVKFCHQNGDLFTLLSVYMKWERVPHDKRNQWCWENSINAKSMRRCQEAVHEMENCLQHELNIIIPTYFRWTPESITEYDKILSDVILSALSDNIAMYSGNDHLGYEVVSTGAHVQLHPSCSLLIFGEKPNWVVFGDIIAMPNQYMVCVTGIKFESLQTFSRLPFDISQVESRKLQVKVLTGFGTTLLKRFCGKSNSSLKHLLSHIKETVTDDRIRLEVSVDSNEISLFASSENMERVSEMVNSVLKREENWLKNECLEKFLFPGRHVSPPLALFGAGAEIKHLELEKRCLTVDIFVHGQNDVEEKEFLSLLEEQTGGDICAVHRLNGAGLENEKWGRVTFLTPESAEKATKLSPFELNGVSLKVGPTRSAYAGLSFPAVKAKVSWPRRRNKGYAFVKCNPDDVSAIVEDFSNVLIRDKFVHCRPSMKDNDSVMLTNLDNDVFEAELFDALNKLTNKKIIDLFIPRAVAVENPTIMALEEALLREVNSFMPPAGNSRNECVRVHIFPFEMTDYFVKAEISFDGSLHLEAAQALEQIDGKALMGCQPWQKIKCQQQFNSSVSCSASVYLVIKDQLHALLKKLQLRKGAEFFFDRNENGSYRVKISAKATKIMAESRRPLEELMNGRTIIDDQLTPSIIQLIFSREGFYLQKSIQRETGTFFLLDRQNHTVRVFGPLNKLDLAHQKLVQSLVALHENKQLDVCLRGPSLPPDLMKRVVEKFGPELDWLKEKFPGSDFTLNTRHHVISIRGSKELRQNVEETIYEIVKNTSLAPSKTETSLCPVCLCDVEDGYRLETCNHEFCRSCLIEQCESAIKNPGNSFPIRCAHEGCGAMILVVDLKALLSTDKLDELFRASVGSFVDTSCGKYRFCPSPDCPSVYQVAENGDPGRPFSCGACSVETCTKCHVEYHPFLSCEMYAEFKRDPDLSLKEWMKGKEDVRHCPVCRFTIEKIDGCNHIECRCGSHICWVCLEHFKSSEECYEHLRSIHHAIV; from the exons ATGTACCGATACAGACCTACGTTTCCGGCGAACCACCATCGGCGACGAGATCGACCTCCGCCATGTCCACCGTCATACGACGTCACTCACCGCCGTCCGAATTTCATAATCGAACTCCGTTCGTTGAACAACGATCACAACAGTTACAACCGTCATGAAATTGTTACTCTCATGGAGAAATTCAAATACAGTCCTGACGATTTTCATATCCTGAAAACGGGCGTTGTTGCTGCTAGGTTTTATTACCAGCAGTGGTCTAATGCACTTGATTCAGTTGTGTATTTATGGCAAGTTTTATTATCTGGATCTCTTTCATTTATGCCGAAACTTGTACGGAATTTGGTGGTTCCTTCTGATACTGAAGAGTTCAATTCACGGATTAGGGTTTTGTTCAAGGAACGAGTGGTAGGGTTTATGGAAGGGGAATTGGTGAAGAATTGGGAGAGGAAGCTGGATACGGTTTCGAATGAGTTGAGTAAGCTACAATTGTCGTTGAAGAAGCCGAAATTGTTGAAGGAGCATATGGAGATGTCGAAAAAGAAGGAGGGGATTGTAAGTGAGAAGAGGTTGATTATGAGGAGGATTAGTGAGTTTAAATGTGGAATGCAATGTATAATTGATTATCTTGATGGGAAGGTGTTTGATAGTAGTGATGTtaaggtgttaatgttgaaaggtaAGTTTGATTGGAGCAAAATTTATTGGATGATTAAGAGGGAGTTAAGGAGGCTCGATGATGGCTTGCCTATTTACGCGGATCGTAAGGACATTCTTTGGCAGATACATTGCCAGCAG GTAATGGTGTTGATCGGAGAAACGGGTTCTGGAAAAAGCACACAGCTGGTTCAGTTCCTTACTGATTCAGGAGTGGCTGCTGGCAAGTCAATTGTTTGCACTCAGCCACGTAAACTTGCTGCTCTGTCATTAGCAAATCGAGTGCAGGAAGAAACTCGTGGGTGCTACGAGAATAATTCAGTCATTTGTTCTTCAAGCTACTCATCTCATAATGAATTGGATTCGAAGGTGATATACATGACAGATCACTGTTTACTTCAACACTACATGAATGACAAGAATTTTTCATGGGTTTCATGCATTATTATTGACGAGGCACATGAACGAAGTTTAAACACCGATCTTCTTTTGGCATTAATCAAGGATTTACTTCATAGAAGGTCAGATCTAAGGCTTATTATAATGTCTGCAACAGCTGATGCTCAACAACTATCTAAATACTTTTTTGGCTGTGGTTCGTATCATGTAACGGGCCGAACGTTTCCTGTTGATATTAAGTACATTCCCGAAATATCGAATGTTTCATGTGACTCGTATGTTTCTGATGTGGTGAAATGGGTCGGTGAGATTAATCGAATGGAGGAAAAAGGGACAATTCTTGCTTTTTTGACTTCTCAAATGGAGGTTGAATGGGCTTGTGAACAGTTTAAAGTGACATCAGCGATTGCGTTACCTTTACATGGAAGATTATCGCATGAAGAACAGTATCGTGTGTATCAAGATTATCCAAACAAGCGGAAAGTAATATTTTCAACCAATCTTGCTGAGACATCGTTGACTATTCCAGGAGTCAAATTTGTAGTAGACTCTGGAATGGTCAAAGAGAGTTGGTTTGAGCCCGGGACCGGGATGAATGTTCTCAGAGTTTGCAAAATAAGTCAAAGTTCAGCTAATCAGCGTGCGGGCCGGGCTGGAAGAACCGAACCGGGAAAATGTTATCGGCTCTATAGTGAAACTGATTACCGAACCATGCCAGCTCATCAAGAACCTGAGATTCGTAGGGTTAATCTGGGCATTGCAGTTTTGAGAATTCTCGCTCTCGGGATTCATAATATCGAGGAGTTCGATTTCATCGATGCACCTAGCAATGAATCTATTGAGTCTGCTATCAAGAATCTTATTCAACTTGAAGCCGTTGTGCTCGAACACGGTTTTTATAAGTTAACAACTGATGGACGAATGTTGGTGAAGCTAGGAATCGAGCCTCGTTTGGGTAAGATTATTCTCAAGTGTTTTGAAAACCGTTTGGGTCGGGAAGGAATAACACTTGCAGCGGTTATGGCAAATTCAAGCAGTATATTTTGCAGAGTTGGTAAAGAAGAAGAAAAGTATAAATCTGATTGTTTAAAAGTAAAATTCTGTCATCAAAATGGCGATTTGTTCACTTTGTTGTCTGTTTACATGAAATGGGAACGTGTTCCTCACGATAAACGAAATCAATGGTGTTGGGAAAATAGCATAAATGCTAAATCTATGCGTAGATGTCAAGAAGCAGTGCACGAAATGGAAAATTGTCTTCAACATGAGCTTAATATCATTATTCCAACTTATTTTCGATGGACCCCAGAATCGATTACTGAATATGATAAGATTCTTAGTGATGTTATATTATCTGCGTTATCCGATAATATAGCGATGTATTCTGGCAATGATCATCTTGGCTATGAAGTAGTATCAACGGGGGCCCACGTTCAATTGCATCCTTCATGTTCTTTACTAATATTTGGTGAAAAACCAAATTGGGTAGTGTTTGGTGATATTATTGCAATGCCGAATCAGTACATGGTGTGTGTTACCGGTATAAAGTTTGAATCTTTGCAAACGTTTTCCCGTCTTCCGTTTGATATTTCACAG GTTGAAAGTAGGAAACTTCAAGTAAAGGTGTTAACGGGTTTCGGAACTACCCTATTGAAACGGTTTTGTGGGAAGTCAAACTCTAGTTtaaaacatcttctttcacacatTAAGGAAACTGTTACAGATGACCGGATTCGCCTTGAAGTTTCTGTTGACTCAAATGAAATCAGCTTATTTGCATCATCTGAAAACATGGAACGGGTTTCAGAAATGGTGAATTCGGTGTTAAAGCGTGAAGAAAATTGGTTAAAGAACGAGTGTTTGGAGAAGTTTTTGTTTCCCGGGAGACATGTCTCGCCTCCTTTAGCTTTATTTGGGGCCGGTGCTGAAATAAAACATCTGGAACTAGAAAAAAGATGTCTTACAGTTGATATATTCGTTCACGGTCAAAACGATGTTGAAGAAAAAGAATTTTTGTCTTTATTAGAGGAACAAACAGGTGGCGATATCTGTGCGGTTCATAGGCTTAATGGGGCCGGTCTAGAAAATGAGAAGTGGGGCCGGGTAACGTTTCTTACCCCTGAATCTGCTGAAAAAGCTACAAAGTTGAGTCCTTTTGAACTAAACGGTGTTTCACTGAAAGTGGGTCCCACTAGAAGCGCGTATGCAGGTTTATCGTTTCCAGCTGTCAAAGCAAAAGTATCATGGCCACGTAGGCGGAATAAAGGGTACGCGTTCGTGAAGTGTAATCCAGATGATGTATCGGCCATTGTTGAAGATTTTTCAAACGTGTTAATACGTGACAAGTTTGTGCACTGTAGACCGAGCATGAAGGATAATGATAGTGTTATGTTAACTAATCTTGATAACGATGTGTTCGAGGCTGAACTTTTCGATGCGTTGAATAAATTAACTAATAAAAAAATTATTGACCTTTTCATTCCTCGAGCGGTTGCTGTTGAGAACCCCACAATAATGGCTCTTGAAGAAGCACTTTTGAGAGAGGTGAATTCGTTTATGCCACCAGCTGGCAATTCGAGGAACGAATGTGTTCGTGTTCATATTTTTCCTTTTGAAATGACGGATTATTTTGTGAAAGCTGAGATTAGTTTTGATGGAAGTTTGCATTTGGAGGCGGCACAAGCTTTGGAGCAGATCGATGGAAAAGCGTTAATGGGGTGTCAGCCATGGCAAAAGATTAAATGTCAACAGCAGTTTAATAGCAGTGTTTCGTGTTCTGCATCTGTTTATTTGGTTATCAAGGACCAACTTCATGCTTTATTAAAAAAACTGCAACTTCGAAAAG GAGCCGAGTTCTTTTTTGACAGGAACGAAAACGGGTCTTATCGTGTTAAGATATCCGCCAAAGCTACAAAAATTATGGCTGAATCAAGAAGACCTCTCGAAGAGCTCATGAACGGAAGGACCATTATCGACGATCAGCTTACTCCATCGATTATCCAACTTATCTTTTCTAGAGAAGGTTTTTATCTTCAAAAATCCATTCAACGAGAAACAGGCACTTTCTTCCTTCTCGATAGACAGAACCACACCGTTCGCGTGTTTGGTCCATTAAACAAACTTGATCTAGCCCATCAGAAGCTCGTTCAGTCTCTTGTGGCCCTACACGAGAACAAGCAGCTCGATGTTTGTCTTCGAGGACCTTCGTTACCACCTGATCTGATGAAACGTGTAGTCGAGAAGTTTGGGCCCGAGCTCGACTGGCTCAAGGAAAAATTCCCGGGGTCAGATTTTACACTGAATACACGACACCATGTCATCTCGATTCGGGGTAGTAAAGAACTAAGACAAAACGTCGAAGAAACAATATACGAGATTGTAAAaaacacaagtttggctcctagtaAAACCGAAACATCCTTGTGTCCCGTATGCTTATGTGATGTCGAAGATGGTTACCGTTTGGAAACATGTAACCATGAGTTCTGCAGATCGTGTTTAATCGAACAATGTGAGTCGGCAATCAAGAACCCCGGGAACAGTTTTCCGATCCGTTGTGCCCACGAGGGTTGTGGGGCCATGATATTGGTGGTGGACCTTAAAGCATTGTTGTCAACTGATAAGCTAGACGAACTTTTCCGGGCGTCTGTAGGGTCGTTTGTGGACACCAGCTGTGGGAAATACCGATTTTGCCCTTCACCCGACTGTCCGTCAGTGTACCAAGTGGCGGAAAACGGGGATCCCGGGAGACCGTTTTCG